The following proteins are co-located in the Polystyrenella longa genome:
- a CDS encoding S1C family serine protease, with product MSSVSFVRMLTTLAGILFLFLSQLAATGSAAEVIELRSGHKIMGDVLKADTSLVYVDIGVDVLKIPVEEIKTRRPIEEGEKIEEVKGPAESKSLYSTATLPDKGLKELVEQFGKGVVLIETPSGLGSGFIINDDGYCITNYHVVEQETRIAVTLFQRNERNEFTRHRINDVKIIAMNPYFDLALLQIPRQKGIPFHPVYLAESADYQEGDDVFAIGNPHGLERSVSQGIVSTRNRNFQGIVFIQTTAQINPGNSGGPLFNERGEVLGVTNMKLQLSEGLGFAIPVAYLKHFLDNYDAFAFDEKNPNTGYHYLDPPVRTNFDKLPR from the coding sequence ATGTCTTCTGTCTCCTTCGTTCGAATGCTGACCACATTGGCAGGCATATTGTTCCTGTTTCTTTCGCAGCTGGCCGCTACGGGATCCGCTGCCGAGGTGATCGAACTTCGATCGGGTCACAAAATTATGGGAGACGTCCTGAAAGCGGATACCTCGCTGGTTTATGTTGATATCGGCGTCGATGTACTGAAAATTCCCGTTGAGGAGATCAAAACTCGTCGCCCGATTGAAGAGGGGGAGAAGATCGAAGAGGTCAAAGGACCGGCAGAGAGCAAGAGCCTCTACTCGACCGCTACTTTACCCGACAAGGGATTGAAGGAACTTGTAGAACAGTTTGGCAAAGGGGTCGTCCTGATTGAAACTCCCAGTGGGCTGGGGTCTGGTTTTATTATCAACGACGATGGTTACTGCATCACCAACTACCATGTGGTCGAGCAGGAAACCCGCATTGCCGTTACCCTTTTTCAGCGGAACGAACGAAATGAGTTCACGCGACATCGTATCAACGACGTCAAAATCATTGCGATGAACCCCTATTTCGATCTGGCATTGTTGCAGATTCCCCGACAGAAGGGGATTCCTTTTCACCCGGTCTATCTGGCGGAGTCGGCTGACTACCAGGAAGGGGATGATGTCTTTGCGATTGGAAACCCGCATGGATTGGAACGTTCTGTTTCACAGGGCATCGTCAGTACCCGGAACCGGAATTTTCAAGGTATCGTCTTTATTCAAACAACGGCTCAGATCAATCCTGGAAACTCCGGAGGCCCCCTCTTTAATGAGCGGGGTGAGGTCTTAGGGGTGACTAATATGAAACTTCAGCTGAGTGAAGGTCTCGGATTCGCGATTCCCGTTGCGTATCTGAAACACTTCCTCGATAATTATGATGCGTTTGCATTTGATGAAAAAAATCCGAATACCGGATACCACTACCTCGACCCACCCGTCCGGACGAACTTTGACAAACTTCCCAGATAG
- a CDS encoding aminotransferase class IV, with product MTEPLVFLKGEMVPASQAHLNIYDQGIVLGATVTEMIRTFRHQPFRLKEHIDRLFRSMKYMEFDIQLTRENLATRLTELVQHNAGLIEQDDELGLVIFVTPGENLMYAGSAAAGVNMVPTLCAHTFPLPFEFWAEKMQTGSHLVISSTRHVPPQCYHPNMKYRSRMHYYLADLEARKVDPQAAALLLDLNGNVTETSGANFLIVEGGTIVSPTLTNTLPGVSRQVVIELADELGIPFEVRDFQSFQAINADEAMTTTTPYCVMPVTSINKHAIGSGKPGPIVQQLQEAWSKKIGYDLFAQIQNGATRRTAART from the coding sequence ATGACTGAACCGCTGGTTTTCCTGAAAGGGGAAATGGTCCCTGCATCGCAGGCACATCTGAATATTTATGATCAGGGAATCGTTCTGGGCGCAACCGTAACGGAAATGATCCGCACGTTTCGCCATCAACCGTTCCGGCTGAAAGAACATATCGACCGGTTATTTCGTTCCATGAAATATATGGAATTCGACATTCAGCTTACCCGCGAAAATCTCGCAACCAGATTGACCGAATTAGTTCAGCATAACGCAGGACTGATTGAACAGGATGACGAACTTGGTCTGGTGATTTTTGTCACCCCTGGCGAAAACCTGATGTATGCCGGAAGCGCCGCCGCCGGTGTGAACATGGTGCCGACCTTGTGTGCACACACCTTCCCGCTCCCGTTTGAGTTCTGGGCTGAGAAAATGCAAACAGGCTCTCATCTGGTGATCAGTTCCACGCGGCACGTACCGCCGCAGTGCTATCACCCGAATATGAAATACCGAAGCCGTATGCACTACTATCTGGCGGACTTGGAAGCACGAAAAGTTGATCCTCAGGCAGCGGCCTTATTGCTCGATTTGAACGGAAATGTAACCGAAACGAGTGGGGCGAATTTCCTGATCGTGGAAGGAGGCACCATTGTCTCGCCTACTCTGACCAACACGTTACCGGGGGTCAGTCGACAAGTGGTGATTGAGTTAGCCGACGAGTTGGGCATTCCCTTCGAAGTTCGAGACTTCCAGTCATTTCAGGCGATCAACGCTGATGAAGCCATGACCACGACGACTCCGTACTGCGTCATGCCAGTAACCAGTATTAATAAACATGCCATTGGTTCGGGGAAACCGGGACCAATCGTTCAACAATTGCAGGAAGCTTGGAGCAAGAAAATCGGTTACGATCTATTCGCACAGATTCAGAATGGGGCAACCCGCCGGACTGCAGCACGAACTTGA
- a CDS encoding ArnT family glycosyltransferase yields the protein MEAWSRNCFSSIRVLLLVALSVRLVLALGLQIYLDQTPDRSFLIAGDAAGYWELASNIAAGEPYEIYDPPRQILRMPGFPVVLTIPIKLFEGSFLAARIWLALFGVLAVYLCYRLALELADGKTAILAAWLVALHPVMAGFSVVILSETCFAASLLASLWSLQRIQAHPDSSLFPVMAGVLAAVATYMRPVWILFPLIWAVYQLFVQQRKTIVGRNLLLILIGMALTLSPWVYRNYQVSGQFVVTSLWSGPSLYDGFNPNATGASDMTFFETDNLPATMSEYEVDQEYRQRAWQFARKNPWRSFELAGLKAVRFWRPWPVAEEVSSPLIAWGIGGLNTILYLVVLLAIWRFRNRSDLLFYTLTPLIYFAVIHMLFVGSLRYRLPAEYPLLILAALFLSKSRNNREIDEQGAVRMNAK from the coding sequence TTGGAGGCCTGGTCCCGGAATTGTTTTAGTTCAATACGAGTGCTCCTGCTGGTCGCGTTAAGCGTGCGGTTGGTGCTGGCTCTTGGGCTGCAGATCTATCTTGACCAGACTCCCGACCGGTCGTTCCTGATTGCGGGTGACGCCGCTGGTTACTGGGAACTGGCGTCGAACATTGCCGCTGGCGAACCTTATGAAATTTACGATCCTCCGCGTCAGATTCTACGGATGCCTGGCTTTCCCGTTGTGTTGACGATACCAATCAAACTATTCGAGGGATCTTTTCTGGCGGCGCGGATCTGGCTGGCCTTGTTTGGGGTACTTGCCGTTTATCTCTGTTATCGCCTCGCTCTGGAATTGGCGGATGGAAAAACAGCGATCCTGGCGGCATGGCTGGTGGCACTGCATCCTGTGATGGCTGGTTTCAGTGTGGTGATCCTGAGTGAAACCTGCTTCGCGGCCTCACTGTTGGCCAGTCTCTGGAGTCTGCAACGGATACAGGCACACCCCGACTCCTCCCTTTTCCCCGTGATGGCGGGCGTACTCGCGGCTGTTGCAACCTACATGCGGCCGGTCTGGATATTGTTTCCATTAATCTGGGCCGTATATCAATTGTTTGTTCAACAAAGAAAAACGATTGTGGGACGTAATCTACTCCTTATTCTCATCGGGATGGCACTGACGCTTTCGCCCTGGGTCTACCGAAACTACCAGGTAAGCGGGCAGTTCGTCGTGACTTCATTATGGAGCGGTCCCAGCCTATACGATGGCTTCAATCCAAACGCCACGGGTGCGAGTGACATGACTTTCTTTGAGACGGACAATCTTCCTGCGACGATGTCCGAATACGAAGTCGATCAGGAATACCGTCAGCGTGCGTGGCAGTTTGCCCGTAAAAATCCGTGGCGGTCGTTTGAACTGGCCGGTCTCAAAGCAGTCCGCTTCTGGCGACCTTGGCCTGTTGCAGAGGAAGTGTCCTCGCCTTTGATCGCTTGGGGGATCGGCGGTTTGAATACGATCCTGTATCTAGTCGTTCTTCTGGCAATCTGGCGATTTCGTAACCGCAGTGACCTTCTGTTTTACACTTTGACGCCGCTTATTTATTTTGCCGTAATTCACATGCTCTTTGTCGGTTCTCTCAGATATCGACTTCCGGCTGAGTATCCTTTATTGATTCTGGCGGCTCTGTTTTTGTCTAAGTCGAGAAATAATAGAGAGATAGATGAGCAAGGTGCCGTCAGGATGAATGCGAAATAA
- a CDS encoding cytochrome c — translation MTQSAGNSSNTGDQLPAGVTVNETGKKQLDDVPYDIWFEKPLAIVQPTDLKSPGDTMNSAAPHSDPKSAPAAGSSPSMTSATNEPNESASSSDWDSLVSPSVLEEEVTRISISLGGYLNQLGSFNRTRNEIAEESEALKAVALVASQLQEELRWKEQALILVDCGARLVEQSETAGRASFTSAQVPLQQIRSVLNGEQVTLDHQVNQEVNFSDRVDRGAVMYRMESAFNWLAENIDSEGKLKSEQKTALRETAILTMLGKIIASPGYPSAEEAGYHEEAAGFTTTAKGMQSAIQANDFGTFQTNLDRLEKHCADCHADYRFE, via the coding sequence ATGACTCAATCTGCTGGCAATTCGTCGAACACCGGCGACCAGCTACCCGCAGGGGTCACCGTCAACGAGACCGGGAAAAAACAACTCGACGATGTTCCTTACGATATCTGGTTCGAAAAGCCGCTCGCCATTGTTCAACCGACTGATTTGAAATCACCGGGTGACACTATGAATTCCGCAGCGCCACACTCTGATCCTAAGAGTGCTCCCGCTGCAGGCTCTTCACCTTCAATGACCAGTGCTACTAATGAACCCAACGAAAGTGCGTCGTCGTCCGATTGGGACTCGCTGGTCTCTCCTTCAGTTTTAGAAGAAGAAGTGACCCGAATCTCCATTAGTCTGGGGGGGTATTTAAATCAACTCGGTAGCTTCAATCGAACGCGTAATGAAATTGCTGAAGAGTCGGAAGCACTTAAAGCGGTCGCTCTGGTTGCATCTCAATTGCAGGAAGAACTCCGTTGGAAAGAGCAAGCTTTGATTCTGGTGGATTGTGGTGCCCGATTGGTAGAGCAATCGGAGACGGCGGGCAGAGCCTCTTTTACATCGGCACAGGTTCCGCTTCAGCAGATTCGTTCCGTACTGAACGGTGAGCAGGTCACACTTGATCATCAGGTCAATCAAGAAGTTAATTTCAGTGATCGGGTTGATCGCGGAGCAGTTATGTACCGTATGGAGTCTGCGTTTAACTGGCTCGCGGAGAATATTGATTCCGAAGGCAAACTGAAATCGGAACAGAAAACTGCCCTGCGGGAAACGGCGATCCTTACCATGCTGGGCAAAATCATTGCCTCTCCGGGCTATCCTTCCGCTGAGGAAGCGGGTTATCATGAAGAGGCTGCTGGTTTTACCACAACGGCCAAAGGGATGCAGTCCGCGATTCAAGCGAATGACTTCGGCACATTTCAAACAAATCTGGATCGACTCGAAAAGCACTGTGCCGATTGCCATGCCGATTATCGGTTTGAATGA
- a CDS encoding PQQ-binding-like beta-propeller repeat protein — MNLMKFTNTKFVWLTGCSLLTGSLIFSGCTPPDSSSSEEIVIEEETVSEPVIEEPEAGSDLDENVITPIEEPKPEMKPEAKPVEEPVEPVKAEDPAPEEKPVPAKPEPAPKEAKPADPKPEAKPEEKDPVAAPKPAPVEATDPKPEEPKAEDPKPAEEKPVEEKPAKEAPAAEAATEKPAAENADVAGDWPMWGGDITRNMVNKTKKLNLDLGSEYIDESDSVKWVSDLGSQTYGNPTVGGGKVLVGTNNGAEYRPQHKGDRGVVLCFDEETGEMLWQLTREKLPQGRVNDWPEQGICSTPCIEDGRMWVVTNRAEVMCVDMEGFHDGENDGPYTDEADTDELDGDIIWSLDMIEDLGVFPHNLATSSPLIYKDRIFILTSNGVDEAHLEIPSPRSPCFLCIDKNTGEVIWEDNTPFDQILHGQWGSPAIGVVNGQAQVYFPGGDGWLYSFDADADEANMLWKFDLNPKDSKWVLGGLGSRNAIISTPVFFENSVLLGVGQDPEHGEGVGHLYRIDATKTGDVSPVTEDGSENENSAQIWHYGGMDSDGSVTGEEDTEIYRRTISTVAVHNGLVYAADLSGRLHCIDFATGKRNWEYDLFAAVWGSPMVVDGKILIGDEDGDLAIISEGAELNEDDIIEYHFSSSIYSTPTIANGTLFVTDRSHLYAIPVVK; from the coding sequence ATGAATCTCATGAAATTCACCAACACTAAATTTGTCTGGCTGACGGGCTGCTCTCTGTTAACGGGAAGTTTGATTTTCTCCGGATGCACGCCTCCCGATTCATCCTCTTCCGAGGAGATCGTGATTGAGGAAGAGACTGTCTCTGAACCGGTTATTGAAGAACCAGAAGCAGGGTCAGATTTAGATGAAAACGTCATTACCCCTATCGAAGAACCAAAGCCGGAAATGAAACCGGAAGCAAAGCCGGTTGAAGAACCGGTCGAGCCCGTAAAAGCCGAGGACCCGGCACCTGAAGAAAAACCTGTTCCTGCTAAACCGGAACCTGCACCGAAAGAAGCGAAACCTGCGGATCCGAAACCAGAAGCAAAGCCGGAAGAAAAAGACCCAGTCGCTGCTCCTAAACCGGCCCCTGTTGAAGCAACTGATCCCAAGCCAGAAGAGCCCAAGGCTGAAGATCCAAAACCGGCTGAGGAAAAACCAGTAGAAGAGAAACCAGCCAAGGAAGCACCTGCGGCAGAAGCTGCTACCGAAAAACCCGCTGCTGAAAATGCAGATGTCGCGGGAGACTGGCCGATGTGGGGTGGTGACATCACACGGAACATGGTCAACAAAACAAAAAAACTCAACCTGGACCTGGGTTCAGAATACATCGATGAATCGGACTCAGTGAAATGGGTTTCGGACCTGGGTTCACAGACTTACGGGAACCCGACTGTCGGCGGTGGCAAAGTACTTGTGGGCACGAATAATGGTGCCGAGTACCGTCCCCAGCACAAAGGCGACCGAGGTGTGGTCCTTTGTTTCGATGAGGAAACTGGCGAAATGCTGTGGCAACTCACTCGAGAAAAACTTCCCCAGGGACGAGTTAACGACTGGCCGGAGCAGGGGATTTGTTCAACTCCCTGTATCGAAGATGGCCGCATGTGGGTCGTTACCAACCGTGCGGAAGTCATGTGCGTCGATATGGAAGGTTTCCACGATGGTGAAAACGATGGTCCGTATACCGACGAAGCAGATACTGATGAGTTGGACGGCGATATCATCTGGTCACTCGACATGATTGAAGATCTGGGCGTGTTCCCGCACAATCTGGCGACCAGCTCACCCCTGATCTACAAAGACCGTATCTTCATTCTGACTTCCAACGGGGTCGACGAAGCTCACCTGGAGATTCCTTCACCTCGCTCTCCCTGCTTCCTCTGTATTGATAAAAACACGGGCGAAGTGATCTGGGAAGACAACACTCCCTTCGATCAAATTCTGCACGGTCAGTGGGGTTCTCCCGCGATTGGTGTCGTCAATGGCCAGGCTCAGGTGTACTTCCCAGGCGGAGACGGCTGGTTGTATTCATTTGATGCAGATGCCGACGAAGCGAATATGCTCTGGAAGTTCGACCTGAACCCCAAAGATTCCAAATGGGTTCTTGGTGGTCTCGGATCGCGTAACGCGATTATCTCGACTCCGGTATTCTTCGAAAACAGCGTCCTCCTCGGAGTAGGCCAGGACCCGGAACACGGAGAAGGGGTTGGTCACCTCTATCGAATCGACGCCACTAAGACGGGTGACGTCTCTCCCGTAACCGAAGATGGTTCCGAAAATGAGAACTCGGCCCAAATCTGGCATTATGGTGGTATGGATTCCGACGGTTCTGTAACCGGTGAAGAAGACACGGAAATCTATCGTCGAACGATTTCAACAGTCGCCGTTCATAATGGACTTGTCTATGCGGCCGATCTTTCCGGCCGGTTACACTGCATCGATTTCGCGACTGGCAAACGGAACTGGGAATACGACCTGTTCGCCGCTGTCTGGGGTTCTCCTATGGTCGTCGATGGGAAAATTCTCATTGGTGATGAAGATGGTGACCTCGCGATCATTTCCGAAGGGGCAGAACTGAACGAAGACGATATCATCGAGTATCACTTCAGTTCTTCCATCTACAGTACACCAACGATCGCCAACGGAACCCTGTTTGTAACCGACCGGTCGCATCTGTATGCGATTCCCGTTGTGAAATAA